Proteins encoded by one window of Vigna radiata var. radiata cultivar VC1973A chromosome 5, Vradiata_ver6, whole genome shotgun sequence:
- the LOC106761432 gene encoding glutaredoxin-C6, protein MQGIGAGFVSSNEVELSPTMSNSSSLSMELDESTETRIQRLISEHPVIIFTRSSCCMCHVMKNLLATIGVHPTVIELDDNEIAALPLPDTIAPAAFIGGTCIGGLESLVALHVTGHLIPKLVQVGALWV, encoded by the coding sequence ATGCAAGGAATAGGAGCAGGATTTGTGAGTTCAAACGAGGTAGAGCTGAGTCCCACTATGAGTAACTCGTCCTCACTGTCCATGGAGCTAGACGAGTCTACCGAGACCAGGATCCAACGCCTCATATCGGAGCATCCGGTCATCATCTTCACCCGATCCTCCTGCTGCATGTGTCATGTCATGAAGAATCTCTTAGCCACCATCGGTGTTCATCCCACCGTCATCGAATTAGATGATAATGAGATCGCCGCCCTTCCCCTCCCAGACACCATCGCCCCTGCAGCATTCATTGGCGGCACCTGCATCGGTGGCCTTGAATCCCTTGTCGCACTCCATGTCACCGGCCACCTCATTCCTAAACTCGTCCAAGTCGGCGCTCTCTGGGTATGA